A genomic window from Sphingobacterium sp. BN32 includes:
- a CDS encoding DUF305 domain-containing protein, with protein MENMQNSHHAGHSSEHGTHNTKHASAMYKRFAVMAVAMFAVMYFIMYAMIDGWQNLIPNINNLYMTLLMTSAMLLIELAIMKVMYPNRKMNWAIAIISVAVGIFSWFGIREQINVGDKQFAKGMIPHHAAAILMSEKAHLTDPELIELQKNILKTQAEEIELMKRKLKEFEESK; from the coding sequence ATGGAAAATATGCAAAACAGTCACCATGCGGGTCATTCCTCGGAGCATGGCACGCACAATACAAAACATGCTTCGGCCATGTACAAACGCTTTGCGGTGATGGCTGTAGCCATGTTCGCAGTGATGTATTTTATCATGTACGCCATGATTGACGGGTGGCAGAACCTGATACCCAATATCAACAATTTGTACATGACCCTGCTGATGACCTCGGCAATGCTGCTTATCGAATTAGCGATAATGAAAGTAATGTACCCCAACAGGAAGATGAATTGGGCGATAGCCATCATCTCGGTTGCTGTTGGCATCTTTTCATGGTTTGGTATCAGGGAACAAATCAATGTCGGGGACAAGCAGTTTGCAAAGGGTATGATACCCCATCACGCAGCAGCCATATTGATGTCCGAAAAGGCACACCTGACCGACCCGGAACTGATAGAGCTGCAAAAAAATATACTTAAAACCCAAGCGGAAGAAATTGAACTAATGAAGCGCAAGCTAAAAGAGTTTGAAGAAAGTAAATAA
- a CDS encoding DUF3347 domain-containing protein has translation MKNLTLSIIAVIMAFVTVSCNQASNKNEQSSSDTAVVSQEQSASQPKEDDTVAAPVVSETPSGQEAKATGKEEAKNFSIAPIVTDYLSLKNALVSDDDKAAASSGKKLLATLNKVDMKAVPADKHKKYMDIADDAKEHAEHIGENVGNIHHQREHLASLGEDLKDLIDLFGTSQTLYQDHCPMFNDGKGAVWFSENKEIKNPYYGSKMLTCGKVEKTINSK, from the coding sequence ATGAAAAATCTAACATTATCAATCATTGCTGTTATCATGGCATTTGTAACAGTATCATGCAATCAGGCATCCAACAAAAACGAGCAGTCTTCAAGTGATACTGCTGTTGTATCACAAGAACAGTCAGCTTCCCAACCAAAAGAGGATGATACGGTAGCTGCGCCCGTTGTGAGTGAAACTCCGAGCGGTCAGGAAGCAAAAGCAACAGGAAAAGAAGAAGCAAAAAACTTTTCTATTGCGCCCATAGTTACCGATTATCTGTCCTTAAAGAACGCCCTTGTTTCGGACGATGACAAAGCTGCCGCCAGTTCAGGGAAAAAGCTGTTAGCTACCCTGAATAAAGTGGACATGAAAGCCGTTCCTGCCGATAAGCACAAAAAGTACATGGACATAGCGGACGATGCTAAAGAACACGCAGAACATATCGGGGAAAATGTCGGCAACATCCACCACCAGCGGGAACATTTGGCCTCGCTTGGCGAAGATTTGAAAGACCTGATTGATTTGTTCGGTACATCGCAAACATTGTATCAGGACCATTGCCCGATGTTCAATGACGGTAAGGGTGCTGTTTGGTTCAGCGAAAACAAGGAAATCAAAAACCCTTACTACGGTTCTAAAATGCTGACCTGCGGTAAGGTGGAAAAAACAATTAACAGCAAATAA